From a region of the Panicum virgatum strain AP13 chromosome 2K, P.virgatum_v5, whole genome shotgun sequence genome:
- the LOC120693062 gene encoding uncharacterized protein LOC120693062, whose product MREMLFCGTGSFRDVDKEEGAGGKPDAAAKAKKAGGKTKGKDNPYSSRGLDKFSTVLSELESKKEKILRRVGSDVDAGHFMVRFVQSDAKGWVPIVVKLPHEEEQAADAKKRQSKPTSRSSTPPTEPASPKEEPAKPAHVAAAAAAAVAPKAAVPARKSKASGVRWSWAWGRKVRPCHYWPVAMALLLLSLVVFGRVFAICCTSVWWYLLPVLSGEEALRSPAVKVRKDVVHKTGDKLAVAPPPSHGKKNSSGAAHEMISPRSHAHRKKG is encoded by the coding sequence ATGCGAGAAATGTTGTTCTGCGGCACGGGTAGCTTCAGGGACGTCgacaaggaggagggcgccggcggGAAGCCGGACGCCGCGGCGAAGGCGAAGAAGGCGGGCGGCAAGACCAAGGGGAAGGACAACCCCTACTCGTCGCGGGGGCTGGACAAGTTCTCCACCGTCCTGTCCGAGCTCGAgtccaagaaggagaagatcCTGCGGCGCGTCGGCTCGGATGTCGACGCCGGCCACTTCATGGTCCGGTTCGTGCAGTCCGATGCCAAGGGCTGGGTGCCCATCGTCGTCAAGCTCCCACACGAGGAGGAGCAGGCTGCCGACGCCAAGAAGAGGCAAAGCAAGCCAACCTCGCGGTCGTCAACGCCGCCCACGGAGCCTGCCAGCCCCAAGGAAGAACCCGCTAAACCCGCCCACgttgccgccgcggcggcggcggcggtggcgccgaagGCAGCTGTGCCGGCGAGGAAGAGTAAGGCCAGCGGCGTGAGGTGGTCCTGGGCCTGGGGAAGGAAGGTGAGGCCGTGCCACTACTGGCCGGTGGccatggcgctgctgctgctgagcctCGTGGTGTTCGGGAGGGTGTTCGCCATCTGCTGCACCTCCGTTTGGTGGTATCTCTTGCCGGTCCTGAGCGGGGAGGAAGCCCTGAGATCGCCGGCGGTGAAGGTCCGCAAGGATGTTGTCCACAAGACCGGCGACAAACTCGCTGTGGCGCCACCTCCTTCGCATGGCAAGAAGAACAGCTCTGGCGCTGCTCATGAGATGATTTCACCAAGAAGCCATGCACATCGAAAGAAGGGGTGA